Proteins encoded together in one Thermophilibacter immobilis window:
- a CDS encoding zinc dependent phospholipase C family protein, with protein sequence MPALITHHIFGEDVASTLPHGVVAGEEELLAFLLGNQGVDPFFARFSTLPHVARACHRLASRMRSGHVLHAFLTLRDGVGRLPSDDERIGRAFALGVMGHYALDRATHPFVSSQQRDLVMADPSLAASAHEVRALIESDLDTWLLWEKRAASVEERPAATSLMRTARVERVGGALLSQVALAVFGLSVGAGEYAEAVRDYEQLYTSIEGAGSPRARATVGLARLGHAGACPVVVAHRACHEPASAAANLERRPWRDVVTDTVRHDSFADLFEEARLAYPALAETLVRGDEGRLRQLVGGLDYEGRHVVDD encoded by the coding sequence ATGCCCGCGCTCATCACGCATCACATCTTCGGCGAGGACGTCGCCTCGACCCTTCCGCATGGCGTGGTCGCGGGAGAGGAGGAGCTCCTCGCGTTTCTGCTGGGAAACCAGGGGGTCGACCCCTTCTTCGCGCGCTTCTCGACGCTTCCGCACGTGGCACGCGCCTGCCACCGACTTGCCTCCCGGATGCGCTCCGGTCACGTCTTGCACGCGTTTTTGACCCTGCGCGACGGCGTGGGCCGCCTGCCGAGCGACGACGAGCGCATCGGGCGGGCCTTCGCTCTCGGCGTGATGGGCCACTACGCCCTGGACCGCGCGACGCACCCCTTCGTCTCCTCTCAGCAGCGAGACCTCGTCATGGCCGACCCCTCGCTCGCCGCCTCCGCGCACGAGGTCCGCGCCCTCATCGAGAGCGACCTCGACACCTGGCTCTTGTGGGAGAAGCGCGCAGCAAGCGTCGAGGAGCGCCCCGCGGCCACGAGCCTCATGCGCACGGCGCGCGTGGAGCGCGTGGGCGGCGCCCTTCTCTCGCAGGTCGCCCTTGCGGTCTTTGGCCTGTCCGTGGGCGCTGGGGAGTACGCGGAGGCCGTCCGCGACTATGAGCAGCTCTACACCTCGATCGAGGGGGCAGGCTCGCCGCGCGCGCGGGCAACGGTCGGCCTTGCGCGCCTCGGTCATGCGGGCGCGTGCCCCGTTGTCGTTGCCCATCGGGCGTGCCATGAGCCCGCAAGCGCGGCGGCCAACCTCGAGCGGCGGCCCTGGAGAGACGTCGTCACGGACACGGTGCGTCATGACAGCTTCGCGGACCTCTTCGAGGAGGCTCGCCTTGCCTACCCCGCCCTCGCCGAGACCCTCGTGCGCGGAGACGAGGGGCGCCTGAGGCAGCTCGTGGGCGGCCTGGACTACGAGGGCCGCCACGTCGTCGACGACTAG
- a CDS encoding HdeD family acid-resistance protein, with protein sequence MKNSLQRTKTTMVLTGIASLVIGFFLFSNPTGVALFATSLFGGVLAIAGVMTLIGYARARDQASQADLLIGLIELVFGAILWTWPAMFVSWLVVLIGVFILFTGIGDLVEARAVAALGAPTAAATLMAVLTIVFGFVVMGAPFAFVGVMFAIAGCGLVFNGVTEIVAAFKK encoded by the coding sequence ATGAAGAACTCTCTCCAGCGCACCAAGACGACCATGGTCCTCACGGGCATCGCGTCCTTGGTCATCGGCTTCTTCCTGTTCTCCAACCCCACGGGCGTCGCCCTGTTCGCGACGAGCCTGTTCGGGGGCGTTCTCGCGATCGCGGGCGTGATGACACTCATCGGCTACGCGCGCGCCCGCGACCAGGCCTCCCAGGCGGACCTCCTCATCGGCCTCATCGAGCTCGTCTTCGGCGCAATCCTGTGGACGTGGCCGGCGATGTTCGTGAGCTGGCTCGTGGTTCTCATCGGGGTCTTCATCCTGTTCACGGGCATCGGGGACCTCGTCGAGGCGCGCGCCGTCGCCGCCTTGGGCGCTCCGACCGCGGCGGCGACGCTCATGGCCGTTCTCACGATCGTCTTCGGCTTCGTCGTGATGGGCGCGCCGTTCGCCTTCGTGGGCGTCATGTTCGCGATTGCCGGCTGTGGGCTCGTCTTCAACGGCGTCACCGAGATCGTGGCCGCCTTCAAGAAGTGA
- a CDS encoding glutamate synthase subunit beta — protein sequence MGKPGAYLVHERRAHDVRPAQERIGDYDEIAVPLPADDQRVQASRCMMCGVAFCQTGVSFGRARPSGCPLHNLIPEWNDLVYRGLWQEASDRLALTLPIPEFTSRVCPAPCEAACNLGRDDEAETIHDNERAISDWEWAHGGPRRFAPAAADAPGVAVVGSGPAGLALAWELARRGARVSVIERADRAGGLLMYGIPNMKLDKSVVDRRVALMEELGVEFRLGTDATDSEVAAGLARDFAAVVLAAGARVARGLTAGGYDEGISAGGVVYAVDYLTSATRALLDGGAPEIDAHGRDVVVIGGGDTGNDCLGTAVRQGARSVRQFEFMACPPERRAPANGWPEWPEVKKTDYGQVEAIDLMGEECRAWGVDTLEVRLDEKGGVRELLVCDLDWSSGRPERVAGSECTIPAQLVLIACGFTGPERAVVEALGARLPERGRPLPQMVAASSHRALASGPTPLYVAGDARNGSSLVVTAMADALACADEVARELGL from the coding sequence ATGGGAAAGCCAGGAGCCTATCTCGTGCACGAGCGCCGCGCCCACGACGTGCGCCCGGCCCAGGAGCGCATCGGCGACTACGACGAGATCGCCGTGCCGCTTCCGGCCGACGACCAGCGCGTCCAGGCGAGCCGCTGCATGATGTGCGGCGTCGCCTTCTGCCAGACCGGTGTGAGCTTTGGCCGCGCGCGCCCCTCGGGCTGCCCGCTGCACAACCTCATCCCAGAGTGGAACGACCTCGTCTATCGGGGCCTGTGGCAGGAGGCCTCCGACCGGCTGGCGCTGACCTTGCCCATCCCCGAGTTCACGAGCCGCGTCTGCCCCGCACCCTGCGAGGCGGCATGCAACCTGGGACGCGACGACGAGGCCGAAACGATCCACGACAACGAGCGCGCGATCTCCGACTGGGAGTGGGCGCACGGCGGGCCGCGCCGCTTCGCGCCGGCCGCCGCCGACGCCCCGGGCGTCGCCGTGGTGGGGTCGGGCCCGGCGGGCCTCGCGCTCGCCTGGGAGCTCGCCCGCCGTGGTGCCCGCGTGAGCGTGATCGAGCGCGCCGACCGCGCCGGCGGCCTGCTCATGTACGGCATCCCCAACATGAAGCTCGACAAGTCCGTGGTCGACCGGCGCGTCGCCCTCATGGAGGAGCTCGGAGTCGAGTTTCGTCTGGGCACCGACGCCACCGACTCCGAGGTGGCCGCCGGCCTCGCGCGCGACTTCGCCGCCGTGGTCCTGGCGGCGGGCGCCCGCGTGGCCCGCGGCCTCACGGCCGGGGGATACGACGAGGGCATCTCCGCGGGAGGGGTGGTCTACGCCGTGGATTATCTCACGAGCGCCACGCGCGCCCTGCTCGACGGTGGCGCGCCCGAGATTGACGCCCACGGCCGGGACGTGGTCGTGATCGGCGGCGGCGACACGGGCAACGACTGCCTCGGTACCGCCGTGCGCCAGGGCGCTCGCTCGGTGCGCCAGTTCGAGTTTATGGCCTGCCCGCCGGAGCGCCGCGCGCCCGCCAACGGCTGGCCCGAGTGGCCCGAGGTCAAGAAGACCGACTACGGTCAGGTCGAGGCCATAGACCTCATGGGAGAGGAGTGCCGCGCCTGGGGCGTTGACACGCTCGAGGTGCGCCTAGACGAAAAGGGCGGCGTGCGCGAGCTCCTCGTCTGCGACCTCGACTGGTCCTCGGGGCGCCCCGAGCGCGTCGCGGGGAGCGAGTGCACGATTCCTGCGCAGCTCGTGCTTATCGCCTGTGGCTTCACCGGACCCGAGCGCGCCGTCGTCGAGGCCCTGGGTGCGCGCCTCCCGGAGCGGGGCCGCCCGCTTCCGCAGATGGTCGCTGCGTCCTCGCACCGCGCGCTCGCGTCCGGCCCGACCCCACTCTACGTTGCGGGCGACGCCCGCAACGGCTCGAGCCTCGTGGTCACGGCTATGGCCGACGCCCTGGCCTGCGCCGACGAGGTGGCCCGCGAGCTGGGGCTCTGA